Proteins from a single region of Fusobacterium gonidiaformans ATCC 25563:
- a CDS encoding M15 family metallopeptidase — protein sequence MYLFNKRSLQNLKGVHPTLVKLMKTAILSSPFPFVITEGCRSLERQKQLLKEKKTRTLQSYHLTGHAVDIAIKVGEKITWEYRYYEAVAKHIQKIAHRQHILITWGGTWKNLVDACHFQLEEERKNP from the coding sequence ATGTATCTATTCAATAAAAGAAGTCTACAAAATTTAAAAGGTGTTCATCCTACACTGGTAAAGTTGATGAAAACAGCAATTTTGTCAAGCCCTTTCCCCTTTGTCATTACAGAAGGTTGCCGTTCTTTAGAAAGGCAGAAACAATTATTGAAAGAAAAAAAGACAAGAACCTTACAGAGCTATCATTTGACAGGACATGCTGTTGACATCGCTATAAAAGTAGGAGAAAAGATAACTTGGGAATATCGATACTATGAAGCGGTAGCAAAACATATTCAAAAAATTGCACATCGACAACATATCCTAATTACTTGGGGCGGAACTTGGAAGAATCTTGTAGATGCCTGCCATTTTCAATTAGAAGAAGAAAGAAAAAATCCTTAG
- a CDS encoding helix-turn-helix domain-containing protein, with protein MRTKELENILIAEFGPKASTPELSKKLKISLTTIYKLIKEGKLILVEPGKVDTLSLFNCIF; from the coding sequence ATGAGAACAAAAGAATTGGAAAACATTCTTATCGCAGAATTTGGCCCTAAAGCCTCTACCCCCGAGTTATCGAAAAAATTAAAAATTAGTTTAACAACAATTTACAAGCTAATCAAAGAAGGAAAATTGATTTTAGTAGAGCCTGGAAAAGTGGATACTCTTTCTCTATTTAATTGTATTTTCTAA
- a CDS encoding DUF1353 domain-containing protein has translation MKDIHCLEIFPYSSSKFCVLEDFEYPMKHRVIFVPKHFITDLSSIPRIFWNFYPPFGLYTLASIIHDFLYSKEGSKQVQSRKEADEIFLTIMEETGVSWYTRILFYYAVRLFGSLYFQKE, from the coding sequence GTGAAAGACATTCATTGCTTAGAAATTTTCCCTTACTCTTCTTCTAAGTTTTGTGTTCTTGAGGACTTTGAATATCCGATGAAACATCGAGTTATTTTTGTCCCAAAACACTTCATTACGGATTTGTCTTCTATCCCTAGAATCTTTTGGAATTTCTATCCCCCATTTGGTCTTTATACCTTAGCTAGTATTATTCACGATTTTTTATATTCTAAAGAAGGATCAAAACAAGTCCAATCTAGGAAAGAGGCCGATGAGATTTTCTTAACAATTATGGAAGAAACTGGAGTTTCTTGGTATACTCGAATACTCTTCTACTATGCAGTTCGACTATTTGGAAGTCTATATTTTCAAAAGGAGTAA
- a CDS encoding helix-turn-helix domain-containing protein encodes MKISEEDLSTEIIEQLVNMVGEFTNVNDLAETLNVSRTTISRKIEEGEIVAFHFGSRVIVVTRSLQGIIEKFL; translated from the coding sequence ATGAAAATTTCAGAAGAAGACCTATCGACAGAAATTATAGAACAACTTGTAAATATGGTAGGCGAATTTACCAATGTTAATGATTTAGCGGAAACTCTAAATGTTAGTCGAACAACGATTAGTCGGAAAATTGAAGAAGGGGAGATTGTGGCTTTTCATTTCGGATCAAGAGTCATTGTAGTTACTAGGAGTTTGCAAGGAATTATTGAAAAATTTTTATAA